In Helianthus annuus cultivar XRQ/B chromosome 3, HanXRQr2.0-SUNRISE, whole genome shotgun sequence, a single window of DNA contains:
- the LOC110931664 gene encoding uncharacterized protein LOC110931664 — translation MRILLNVQFLEGRDSWTWKPDGCKFTVAAVRDFIQSNSDDIENGWKFWNKWVPPKVNLFTWRADMGRIPVKDQLAKRGVMVDCLNCCRCGEGIESVDHLLCGCWMSKAIWCEVLAWVKLPVNVEFETPINALEFVEGMKGSSLWKQVINLIFQATMWHIWKTRNDKVFSSRQVSDNLVLDEIKSDAFLW, via the coding sequence ATGCGTATTTTGCTTAACGTTCAGTTTTTAGAGGGGCGTGATTCTTGGACGTGGAAACCGGATGGGTGTAAGTTTACAGTTGCTGCGGTTCGGGATTTTATTCAGAGTAATTCGGACGACATTGAAAATGGCTGGAAGTTTTGGAACAAGTGGGTTCCGCCTAAGGTGAATCTGTTCACATGGAGGGCCGATATGGGAAGGATACCGGTAAAAGATCAGTTGGCAAAAAGGGGGGTTATGGTGGATTGTTTAAATTGTTGCAGGTGTGGCGAGGGTATAGAATCGGTAGATCATTTGCTTTGCGGCTGTTGGATGTCTAAGGCTATCTGGTGCGAGGTTTTGGCTTGGGTTAAACTTCCGGTAAACGTGGAGTTTGAGACCCCTATTAATGCTCTGGAATTCgttgaaggaatgaaaggttccAGTCTTTGGAAGCAAGTTATAAATCTGATTTTTCAGGCTACGATGTGGCACATTTGGAAGACCCGTAATGATAAAGTGTTTTCTAGTCGTCAAGTTTCTGACAACTTGGTGTTAGATGAGATTAAAAGCGACGCGTTTCTTTGGTAA
- the LOC110929221 gene encoding protein IRX15-LIKE, producing MKPTTKFIVLHPSIHKPPLTTTITTTTHPRLYLFTLFILLSLLLTFSLITTLPYTTTTPTPTTTTPHPLPTTVHDALLHYATTTAPNLTTPPRMTPAELTSIATVLRRCSAGCNFLIFGLTHETLLWHALNVYGRTTFVDENPYFISKLEEKHPGIEAYDVQFTTKVSELKELMNYARSELRNECRPVQNLLFSECKLAINDLPNHVYDVAWDVILVDGPRGYFPKAPGRLSAIFTAGVLARSVGTDKTHVFVHEFDREVEKVSSDEFLCSENLVERVGSLGHFVVEKRDLSVDGYQFCRNPPLSAVALTEP from the coding sequence ATGAAACCCACCACCAAGTTCATCGTCCTCCACCCCTCCATCCACaaaccaccactcaccaccaccattaCAACCACCACCCACCCCCGCCTCTACCTCTTCACCCTCTTCATCCTCCTCTCTCTCCTCTTAACTTTCTCTCTCATCACCACCCTCCCGTACACCACCACcacacccacccccaccaccaccaccccccaCCCACTACCCACCACCGTACACGACGCCCTCCTCCactacgccaccaccaccgccccaAACCTCACAACCCCACCTCGTATGACCCCCGCCGAACTCACCTCCATCGCCACCGTCCTCCGCCGCTGCTCCGCCGGATGCAATTTCCTAATCTTCGGTCTCACCCACGAAACCCTACTCTGGCACGCCCTCAACGTATACGGCCGTACTACGTTTGTGGATGAGAACCCGTATTTTATATCTAAACTAGAGGAAAAACACCCGGGTATCGAAGCGTACGATGTTCAGTTCACTACGAAAGTATCCGAACTGAAAGAGTTAATGAATTATGCGAGATCCGAACTAAGAAACGAGTGTAGACCCGTGCAGAATTTACTATTCTCCGAATGTAAACTGGCGATTAATGATTTACCGAATCATGTATACGACGTCGCTTGGGATGTTATTTTGGTGGACGGACCGCGCGGGTACTTCCCGAAAGCGCCTGGGCGACTGTCGGCGATCTTTACGGCGGGCGTGTTAGCAAGAAGTGTAGGAACCGATAAAACGCATGTGTTTGTTCATGAGTTTGATAGGGAGGTGGAGAAAGTTAGTAGTGATGAGTTTTTGTGTAGTGAAAATTTGGTGGAAAGGGTTGGTTCATTGGGGCATTTTGTGGTGGAGAAGAGGGATTTGAGTGTGGATGGGTATCAATTCTGTCGGAATCCGCCGTTGTCGGCAGTCGCGTTAACTGAACCCTAA
- the LOC118490450 gene encoding uncharacterized protein LOC118490450 — translation MDEGRGIRVDSGVCRHFGGRRDGKLSNGSGFWDRVRALFFSTWGQGEPRDKDSISSKWTDINNKCHAFQEVFQRNYDNRPSGEGDVGVLTKSLEEFERTKGPFTYYKCWELLRKSPKWAVVNPMTSSSRRQAKRSKTSSSVDPSTPTSDARNVDLNEAVDEGIQEELARPAGRRKGAGKKSLESSSDLELKDDFEEMNRRLQDIRDLGHQRYEIMKERMAETKKFNEMQEARQMEKDIEFLSKPILERFERESCTQITVSLKWYKNVMIPKEACKHSENRQNDIEICEPSNYFGIHERRPPHETKFHDHGKRRNLILEEIEDPCTTTSHEDHCTVVDHDDYGSIPYPPKDIGGCNDRTLDLKCICALIRL, via the exons atgGACGAAGGAAGAGGAATACGCGTTGACTCGGGCGTATGTCGACATTTCGGAGGACGAAGAGACGG caaactttcaaacgggtCCGGTTTTTGGGATAGGGTTCGTGCACTCTTCTTTAGCACGTGGGGTCAAGGCGAACCTCGGGACAAAGACTCgatttctagcaaatggaccgacataAACAACAAGTGTCATGCGTTTCAAGAAGTCTTccaacgtaactacgataatCGCCCGAGTGGTGAAGGTGACGTGGGGGTTTTAACGAAGAGTTTGGAGGAGTTCGAGAGGACAAAAGGCCCTTTCACGTACTACAAGTGTTGGGAGCTACTtcgaaaaagtccaaagtgggcggtagttaacccaatgacgtctagtagtagacgtcaggctaaaaggtcaaaaacatcatcctccgttgacccgTCAACTCCGACATCGGATGCCCGCAATGTTGATTTAAACGAGGCGGTGGACGAGGGCATTCAAGAAGAGTTGGCCCGACCCGCCGGTAGAAGAAAGGGAGCCGGGAAAAAATCGctcgagtcgtcttccgatctcgagttaaaggatgatttcgaggagatgaaccgtcgtctccaagacattcgagatctcggccaccaacgttatgaAATTATGAAGGAACGAATGGCCGAAACAAAAAaatttaacgagatgcaagaggcgaggcaaatggaaaaggacatcgagtttttgtccaaaccta ttttagaAAGGtttgagagagaaagttgtacTCAAATTACAGTTAGTCTTAAATGGTACAAAAATGTGATGATACCAAAAGAAGCTTGCAAACACTCAGAAAATCGCCAAAATGATATTGAAATTTGTGAGCCTTCAAATTATTTTGGGATACATGAAAGAAGACCACCTCACGAAACGAAGTTTCATGATCATGGGAAACGAAGAAATTTGATATTGGAAGAGATcgaagatccttgtacaactACAAGTCATGAAGATCACTGTACAGTAGTTGATCATGACGACT ATGGTAGCATTCCTTACCCACCAAAAGATATTGGTGGTTGCAATGATCGGACCCTTGATTTGAAATGCATATGTGCGTTGATTAGATTGTAG